The following proteins come from a genomic window of Paenibacillus sp. CAA11:
- the ltrA gene encoding group II intron reverse transcriptase/maturase, with translation MKAEYRKGYLQRDSVEREEHAGVRSAGTRERKERGGATDLLEQILDRDNLNRAYKQVKRNHGAPGIDGMTVEDALPWLQEHRDELLQKIREGRYKPSPVRRKEIPKADGSGVRKLGIPTVVDRVIQQAVAQQLQPLFEPLFSEGSYGYRPGRSAQQAIRKVKDYAEQGYGYAVEIDLSKYFDTLNHELLMHLLRKQIQDRRVTELIKRYLKSGVMENGVHCKTEEGSPQGGPLSPLLANIYLNEFDQEMKGRGVNVIRYADDIVVLAKSKRAAVRLLESCGKYLETKLRLQINTQKSKVGSVVARKHFKFLGFALGKNKNGMYIRAHGQSLAKAKKKLKELTSRSQGRNVRQVMEKVKVYIRGWIGYYYVADMKRILQSWSEWLRRRLRMYIWKQWKKPRTKVQNLRKLGIPEWQAYQWGNSRLGYWRIAGSPVLSRSITNKKLVQAGYYDFPAQYERLRKLHLCG, from the coding sequence ATGAAAGCAGAATACCGAAAGGGCTACCTGCAAAGGGATAGCGTGGAACGCGAAGAGCATGCGGGAGTGCGGAGCGCCGGCACTCGGGAACGTAAAGAAAGAGGCGGTGCAACAGACCTGCTGGAGCAGATTCTGGACAGAGACAATCTGAACAGAGCCTACAAACAGGTCAAACGCAACCATGGAGCGCCAGGAATCGACGGAATGACCGTAGAAGACGCGCTACCCTGGCTGCAGGAACATAGAGACGAGCTGTTGCAAAAGATCCGGGAAGGCAGATACAAGCCCAGCCCAGTACGGCGCAAGGAAATTCCCAAAGCAGATGGAAGCGGAGTACGGAAGCTTGGCATACCCACGGTCGTAGACCGAGTGATTCAGCAGGCAGTCGCCCAGCAGCTCCAGCCCCTGTTCGAGCCGCTCTTCTCGGAGGGAAGCTATGGCTACCGCCCCGGTCGGAGCGCACAACAGGCCATTCGCAAGGTGAAAGACTATGCAGAACAGGGATACGGCTACGCAGTAGAAATCGACCTCTCCAAATACTTCGACACGCTGAATCATGAGCTGCTTATGCATCTTTTGCGCAAACAAATTCAGGACAGACGCGTAACCGAACTGATTAAGAGATACCTGAAAAGTGGGGTTATGGAGAACGGGGTGCACTGCAAAACAGAAGAAGGCTCCCCTCAGGGAGGCCCCCTGTCGCCGCTTCTGGCGAACATCTACCTGAACGAATTTGACCAAGAGATGAAAGGCCGCGGAGTGAACGTCATCCGCTATGCGGACGATATTGTGGTGCTTGCCAAAAGCAAACGGGCAGCGGTGCGGCTACTGGAATCCTGCGGAAAGTACCTGGAGACCAAACTGAGACTCCAGATCAATACGCAGAAAAGTAAGGTCGGTAGCGTAGTGGCTCGAAAGCACTTCAAATTTCTCGGCTTTGCCCTGGGAAAGAACAAGAACGGCATGTATATCCGTGCCCATGGACAATCCCTCGCAAAAGCGAAGAAGAAGTTGAAAGAACTCACAAGTCGCAGCCAGGGCAGAAATGTTCGCCAAGTCATGGAAAAGGTAAAAGTCTACATTCGGGGATGGATTGGTTACTACTATGTGGCCGACATGAAACGGATCCTGCAAAGCTGGAGCGAATGGTTGCGAAGACGACTGCGGATGTACATCTGGAAACAGTGGAAAAAGCCGCGAACAAAAGTACAAAACCTGCGGAAGCTGGGGATACCGGAATGGCAGGCTTACCAGTGGGGCAATTCCCGTCTCGGGTACTGGCGCATCGCCGGAAGTCCAGTGTTGTCTCGTTCCATAACAAACAAAAAGCTCGTACAGGCAGGA
- a CDS encoding YlaN family protein — translation MTLSDLQEQLNLKALSLLQEDADKIEKLIEVQMENLATRYCPLYEEVLDTQMFGFSKEVDFAVRAGLVDELVGKQILSKLERNLALLYEALNNKE, via the coding sequence ATGACTTTATCTGATTTGCAAGAGCAGCTGAATTTAAAAGCGTTGAGTCTTCTTCAGGAAGATGCCGATAAAATAGAGAAGTTAATTGAAGTACAGATGGAGAACCTGGCGACCCGTTATTGCCCTCTCTATGAGGAAGTATTGGATACTCAAATGTTTGGGTTCTCCAAGGAAGTGGATTTTGCCGTAAGAGCGGGGCTGGTCGATGAATTGGTCGGAAAGCAAATCCTGAGCAAATTGGAACGGAACCTCGCTCTTCTCTATGAAGCTTTAAACAACAAAGAGTAG
- a CDS encoding HPr family phosphocarrier protein, translated as MATNNEAVVEIAQTAGKFSSSIVLQADNKYIDVKSILGLFTTLVSSHSYELHVHGPDAEEAKKALVEVFAKHNLKVEVVSE; from the coding sequence ATGGCCACCAACAATGAGGCGGTTGTGGAAATTGCCCAAACTGCAGGTAAATTCTCTTCTTCCATTGTGCTGCAAGCTGACAATAAGTACATCGATGTAAAAAGCATTCTTGGCCTGTTTACAACACTTGTATCCAGTCATAGCTATGAGCTTCATGTTCATGGCCCGGATGCAGAGGAAGCTAAGAAAGCGCTGGTCGAGGTGTTTGCTAAGCACAACCTGAAGGTTGAAGTTGTATCTGAATAA
- a CDS encoding aminopeptidase encodes MKDPRIQKLAQNLVGYSVKVQPGENVLVEMIGSERDLINAIVEEVAKHGGNPFVQLTDKTTQRAMLMNATEEQIKTWADIDLNRMKKMHCYIGIRAGENVNDLADVPEEKMRLYNTLYNHPVHSEQRVKHTKWVVLRYPNASMAQLANMSTEAFEDFYFDVCNLDYAKMDRAQDALAALMKRTDKVRIVGPGTDLQFSIKGIDAIKCSGECNIPDGEVYTAPIRDSVNGTISYNAASLYNGITFENVSFRFENGRIVEATSNDNERINEILNSDEGARYIGEFAIGFNPYILHPMKDTLFDEKIAGSLHFTPGQAYEIADNGNRSSIHWDLVLIQRPEYGGGEIYFDDRLIRKDGIFVLPELEALNPENLK; translated from the coding sequence ATGAAGGATCCTAGGATTCAAAAATTAGCACAAAACCTTGTGGGCTATTCGGTTAAAGTGCAGCCTGGAGAAAATGTGCTGGTAGAAATGATCGGCTCTGAGCGCGATTTGATCAATGCGATTGTAGAAGAGGTTGCGAAACATGGTGGAAATCCGTTCGTCCAACTTACAGACAAGACAACACAGCGCGCAATGCTGATGAATGCGACGGAAGAGCAGATTAAAACTTGGGCGGATATTGATTTGAATCGGATGAAGAAGATGCACTGCTATATTGGCATTCGTGCAGGTGAGAATGTCAATGATCTTGCTGATGTCCCTGAAGAAAAAATGAGGCTCTACAACACTCTATACAACCATCCCGTACATAGTGAACAGCGTGTCAAGCACACCAAATGGGTTGTGCTGCGCTATCCGAATGCGAGCATGGCTCAACTGGCGAACATGAGCACTGAGGCATTTGAAGATTTCTATTTTGATGTCTGCAATTTGGACTATGCGAAGATGGATCGTGCGCAGGACGCTCTTGCTGCCTTAATGAAGCGCACTGATAAAGTTCGGATTGTTGGACCAGGCACGGATTTGCAGTTCTCCATTAAGGGAATTGATGCCATCAAGTGCTCTGGTGAATGCAATATTCCGGATGGCGAAGTTTATACGGCTCCTATCCGCGACTCTGTAAATGGCACAATCAGCTATAATGCGGCTTCCCTTTATAACGGAATAACTTTCGAGAATGTAAGCTTCCGTTTTGAGAACGGCCGTATTGTTGAAGCGACCAGCAATGATAATGAACGAATTAATGAGATTCTGAATTCTGATGAGGGAGCACGCTATATTGGCGAATTTGCCATCGGCTTTAACCCTTATATTTTGCATCCTATGAAGGACACGTTGTTTGATGAGAAGATCGCGGGAAGCCTGCATTTTACTCCAGGCCAAGCATACGAAATCGCAGATAACGGAAACCGTTCCTCTATCCACTGGGATCTTGTGTTGATTCAGCGTCCTGAGTATGGCGGCGGGGAGATATATTTTGATGATCGTCTTATTCGAAAGGATGGCATCTTCGTGCTTCCTGAGCTTGAAGCCTTGAATCCAGAGAATTTGAAGTAG
- a CDS encoding sensor domain-containing diguanylate cyclase: MAFLIFTFRARTFTPPEQGVIKELLMAEYPREYPGVHKQTVSLSSNSGSLDPVTAPNSWLEELDITNYDFPYLEPLLKSGFSVWASDALPIEDLEESEWFVTDHTGELVEGTVPGLNDKVKAAKRAVELALARGAVSTAEYEGVGAVAVPVRTKRSCEIFAALVCVGLSSIDSLNLFTAQSKFFRSCFYRALENLFVVDLLILRKQANREAKRRAALFRAVQRLHDKINVDAVLTEVFDIMTELYPKANIELLMSQDHPSRDSRIRSLRFEGKNSSDKLSVRAFMEATLLKEEVLGEDGPILEVAVPLVGKQGAYGVLLLTVSKEAADDIDLQLINILADTAGTAFENARLYEQSNLLIHELRLINELAQQINRSLRLEEVFKFTTDELIHIFKAEYCCLSQLDRERDQFKIMASNVPALNEEPFPSDYGFCGLVLSTREPVILSDYKKYGKVKSKMMDVTGARSLIAAPVFIRGEVNGTIMLAHRNAHYFSYDNYKLLQVLASHIGLAVANASLHAEVQLMADRDMLTGLYARHYLDDVVQGLQKQDESGTLIIVDIDYFKQVNDTFGHQSGDRVLRQVCDIVRSTIRDKDIAARWGGEELAVYLPGMRAEEGALVAEMIRESIYMNTKPQVSVSCGVADWTSTDAKISVEALFYRADMALYRAKNGGRNRVEVADLDEDGTGISKLYEREDIL, from the coding sequence ATGGCTTTTTTAATATTTACCTTTCGAGCAAGAACATTTACGCCGCCGGAACAGGGCGTTATTAAGGAGCTTCTTATGGCAGAATATCCTCGTGAATATCCAGGGGTGCATAAACAAACAGTATCGCTTTCATCGAATTCCGGCAGTCTGGACCCTGTTACTGCTCCAAATTCCTGGCTGGAGGAACTGGATATTACCAATTACGATTTTCCTTATCTAGAGCCGCTGCTGAAGTCAGGCTTTTCCGTTTGGGCTTCCGATGCTCTTCCGATCGAAGATCTGGAAGAAAGCGAGTGGTTTGTTACAGACCATACCGGAGAGCTGGTGGAAGGAACCGTGCCTGGCCTGAATGATAAGGTCAAGGCGGCCAAGCGTGCTGTAGAGCTTGCTTTGGCTCGAGGCGCTGTTTCTACAGCTGAATATGAAGGGGTTGGAGCTGTAGCCGTTCCTGTGCGGACCAAGCGAAGCTGTGAGATTTTCGCGGCACTTGTCTGTGTTGGCCTTAGCAGTATCGACAGCCTTAATTTGTTTACCGCGCAGTCTAAGTTTTTTCGTTCCTGCTTCTACCGAGCATTGGAGAATTTATTTGTAGTGGATTTGCTCATTCTCCGCAAGCAGGCCAATCGTGAAGCCAAGCGAAGGGCCGCTCTATTTCGGGCGGTACAGCGGCTGCACGACAAGATTAATGTTGATGCCGTTCTGACAGAAGTGTTTGATATTATGACAGAGCTTTATCCAAAGGCTAATATAGAACTGCTTATGTCTCAGGATCACCCTAGCCGTGATTCCAGGATCAGATCGCTTCGCTTCGAAGGGAAGAACAGCAGTGACAAGCTGTCGGTAAGAGCCTTTATGGAGGCTACTCTGCTTAAAGAGGAGGTTCTGGGAGAGGACGGGCCCATTCTGGAGGTCGCTGTGCCTCTGGTAGGTAAGCAGGGGGCATACGGGGTGCTTCTCCTTACCGTCTCTAAGGAGGCAGCGGATGATATTGATCTTCAGCTCATTAATATTCTAGCAGACACGGCGGGGACGGCGTTTGAGAATGCCAGATTATATGAACAATCCAATCTGCTGATTCATGAGCTGCGCTTGATTAACGAGCTTGCGCAGCAAATTAATCGTAGCTTGCGGCTGGAAGAGGTATTCAAATTTACGACCGATGAGCTGATTCACATTTTTAAAGCAGAATATTGCTGCTTGTCTCAGCTGGACCGGGAGAGGGATCAATTCAAGATTATGGCATCCAATGTGCCTGCGCTGAATGAGGAGCCCTTTCCAAGTGATTACGGCTTTTGCGGGTTAGTTCTCTCCACCCGGGAGCCGGTCATATTGTCCGACTACAAAAAATACGGCAAGGTTAAGTCCAAGATGATGGACGTGACTGGGGCTAGATCGCTGATCGCGGCACCTGTTTTTATTCGCGGAGAAGTGAATGGTACCATTATGCTTGCCCATCGAAATGCCCATTATTTTTCATATGATAACTATAAGCTTCTTCAGGTGCTTGCGAGCCATATTGGTCTGGCTGTTGCCAATGCCTCACTTCATGCTGAGGTGCAGCTGATGGCCGACCGAGATATGCTGACAGGGCTTTATGCACGCCATTATTTGGATGATGTTGTTCAGGGGCTTCAGAAGCAGGATGAATCTGGCACCTTGATTATTGTAGATATTGACTATTTCAAACAGGTTAACGACACCTTTGGGCACCAAAGCGGGGACCGCGTTCTTAGGCAAGTGTGTGATATAGTTAGATCCACGATCCGGGACAAAGATATTGCCGCCCGGTGGGGAGGAGAAGAGCTTGCTGTTTATTTGCCGGGGATGCGAGCTGAGGAAGGCGCACTGGTGGCCGAGATGATACGGGAAAGCATCTATATGAACACGAAACCGCAAGTTTCAGTCTCCTGCGGCGTAGCAGATTGGACAAGCACGGATGCCAAAATCAGTGTGGAGGCCTTATTTTATCGAGCTGATATGGCTCTATACCGGGCCAAGAATGGCGGAAGAAACCGTGTTGAGGTTGCAGATTTAGATGAAGATGGTACAGGGATTTCCAAATTATATGAGCGTGAAGACATCCTGTGA
- the rpsD gene encoding 30S ribosomal protein S4, whose translation MARYTGPKFKLSRRLGISLSGTGKELKRPFPPGQHGPNQRRKISNYGMQLQEKQKLRHMYGLGEKQFRTLFSRAHKMAGIAGENFMFLLESRLDNLVYRLGFANSRAGARQLVSHGHVTVNGKKVDVASYLVNPGDVIGLRERSRGLTSVKEALENRTHLPAYLEYNENAVEGKYIRLPERAELSQDIDEKQIVEFYNR comes from the coding sequence ATGGCACGTTACACTGGTCCTAAATTTAAACTCAGCCGCCGCCTGGGCATTTCCCTGAGCGGTACTGGCAAAGAATTGAAGCGTCCGTTCCCTCCGGGACAACACGGACCGAACCAACGGAGAAAAATCAGCAACTACGGTATGCAGCTGCAAGAGAAACAAAAGCTTCGTCACATGTACGGCTTGGGTGAGAAGCAATTCCGCACCCTGTTCTCTAGAGCTCACAAAATGGCCGGTATTGCTGGTGAGAACTTCATGTTCTTGCTCGAAAGCCGTCTGGACAACCTCGTTTACCGTCTGGGATTCGCTAACTCCCGTGCAGGCGCACGTCAATTGGTATCCCACGGTCACGTAACAGTTAACGGTAAGAAAGTAGACGTTGCTTCCTACCTCGTTAACCCTGGCGATGTAATCGGTCTGCGTGAAAGAAGCCGCGGCTTGACTTCCGTTAAGGAAGCTCTGGAGAACCGCACGCATCTTCCAGCTTACCTGGAGTACAACGAGAATGCTGTAGAAGGCAAGTACATCCGTCTTCCTGAGCGTGCTGAGCTTTCTCAAGATATCGACGAGAAGCAAATCGTCGAATTCTACAACCGTTAA
- the tyrS gene encoding tyrosine--tRNA ligase, whose product MDGKELTHAQAEEVKRQLKCLARGVVEIVPEEALERKVMKSVISGVPLKVKLGLDPSAPDIHIGHTVVMQKLRQFQELGHQVQLIIGDFTGRIGDPTGKSETRKELTEEDVLRNAETYRQQIFKILDPEKTQVLFNSEWLSPMTFSDVVKLAAKVTVARMLERDDFTKRYQSGAPISIHEFFYPLMQGMDSVVLQSDVELGGTDQKFNLLMGRTLQKEYALEPQVVMMTPLLKGLDGVKKMSKSLGNYIGIDEAPNEIYGKAMSIPDEQMTKYFMLVTDLSNEELTLLEEGLETGTLHPRNVKMKLAYTLVRMYHGLNAAEAAQEHFITVFQQRSLPVEVEEKNIHFSELESGRIHPIKLLALLGFASSNSEARRSIQQGAMKLNEKKVEDYNTAITVSNGDIVQVGKRKFAKLRIV is encoded by the coding sequence ATGGATGGGAAGGAATTAACCCATGCTCAAGCAGAGGAAGTGAAGAGGCAGCTAAAGTGTCTGGCCAGAGGTGTTGTGGAGATTGTACCGGAAGAGGCGCTAGAGCGTAAAGTCATGAAATCCGTAATTAGCGGCGTGCCTCTAAAGGTTAAGCTGGGGCTCGACCCTTCAGCACCTGATATTCACATTGGACACACGGTAGTGATGCAGAAGCTCCGTCAATTTCAGGAGCTCGGACATCAGGTTCAGCTAATCATCGGTGATTTTACGGGCCGAATTGGCGATCCTACGGGCAAATCAGAGACGCGAAAGGAGCTTACGGAAGAGGATGTGCTTCGTAATGCCGAGACCTACCGGCAGCAGATTTTTAAAATTCTTGATCCCGAGAAAACACAGGTTCTCTTTAATTCGGAATGGTTGTCTCCGATGACCTTCTCGGATGTAGTTAAGCTGGCTGCCAAGGTCACTGTGGCTCGTATGCTGGAACGGGATGATTTTACAAAGCGATACCAGAGTGGGGCGCCGATCAGCATTCATGAGTTCTTTTATCCGCTAATGCAGGGGATGGATTCGGTGGTCTTGCAAAGCGATGTGGAGCTTGGCGGGACGGATCAGAAATTCAATCTGCTCATGGGGCGTACCCTGCAGAAAGAATACGCGTTAGAGCCACAGGTTGTGATGATGACGCCTTTGCTTAAGGGATTGGATGGCGTCAAGAAAATGAGCAAAAGCTTGGGGAACTACATTGGCATCGATGAAGCGCCCAATGAGATTTACGGCAAGGCGATGTCTATTCCGGATGAGCAAATGACGAAGTACTTTATGCTGGTTACGGATTTGTCTAATGAAGAGCTAACTCTTCTTGAGGAAGGGCTAGAGACAGGAACACTGCATCCCCGTAATGTGAAAATGAAGCTGGCTTACACCCTTGTGCGGATGTATCATGGTCTGAATGCGGCTGAAGCTGCCCAGGAGCATTTTATTACTGTATTTCAGCAGCGGTCTCTTCCGGTGGAAGTGGAAGAGAAGAACATCCACTTCTCTGAACTTGAGAGTGGGCGTATTCATCCCATCAAGCTTCTTGCATTATTAGGTTTTGCATCATCTAACAGCGAAGCAAGACGAAGTATTCAGCAGGGAGCTATGAAGCTCAATGAGAAGAAGGTTGAAGATTATAACACAGCGATAACAGTCTCTAACGGGGACATCGTTCAAGTGGGCAAGCGAAAATTCGCAAAGCTTCGAATTGTCTAA